A single region of the Gossypium arboreum isolate Shixiya-1 chromosome 12, ASM2569848v2, whole genome shotgun sequence genome encodes:
- the LOC108477609 gene encoding type I inositol polyphosphate 5-phosphatase 5-like, with amino-acid sequence MNESQHGDDEGQCINRPSSPTPTTTSPENSVKNDKKKKSFIPKIFSYKRRARGGSSDEDFGCEGVSSELEKKITSNTKEFMEAAPFMKKSFSEREESSGGLIEGLNLSDFGCSMASAKTEIRDFRIFVATWNVGGKAPNLDMNLEDFLIMEDSADIYVCGFQEIVPLNAGNVLVIEDNEPAAKWLALINHALNKPDYDLTHPSPDASQSSKHFNTLLKDHFFYKPSLKVLSRNFRAESSLLKTCNCPVESTHGENRGQKKLRDLASKLDLGPLPARRDGAVDELVELSGMPPNFSSGQMGYRLVASKQMVGIFLSIWARTELVPYIAHLRVSCIGTGILGRLGNKGCIAVSMTLHQTSFCFVCSHLASGEKEGDELKRNADVNEILKSTQFPKICKASNPRAPDKIIEHDRVLWLGDLNYRVALSYEKTRTLLEDNNWDILLEKDQLNIERDAGRVFNGFKEGQIHFAPTYKYSDNSDTYAGETVKSKKKRRTPAWCDRILWHGFGIEQLCYDRGESRFSDHRPVSSMFLVEVEVTRKSDNKFRKGYSCALKMSEYEDSMPKRHSFYDL; translated from the exons ATGAATGAAAGCCAACACGGGGACGATGAAGGCCAATGCATCAACCGCCCCTCCAGCCCTACCCCCACTACTACCTCTCCTGAAAACTCTGTCAAGAATGACAAGAAAAAGAAG TCCTTTATCCCAAAGATTTTTTCTTACAAGAGACGAGCTAGAGGTGGCTCATCAGACGAGGATTTTGGATGTGAAGGAGTTTCTTCTG AGTTGGAGAAGAAGATTACATCAAACACCAAAGAATTCATGGAAGCCGCTCCTTTCATGAAAAAAAGTTTTTCAG AAAGAGAGGAAAGTAGTGGAGGGTTAATCGAGGGGCTGAATCTCTCGGATTTCGGGTGTTCCATGGCTTCAGCAAAGACTGAAATTCGGGATTTTCG GATATTTGTTGCCACTTGGAATGTGGGAGGGAAGGCACCCAATCTTGATATGAACCTGGAAGATTTCTTGATAATGGAAGACTCTGCAGATATTTATGTGTGTGG GTTTCAGGAAATTGTGCCACTCAATGCCGGGAATGTTCTAGTAATTGAAGACAATGAACCTGCTGCAAAATGGCTAGCCCTTATAAACCACGCACTTAATAAGCCAGATTACGATTTAACGCACCCATCTCCCGACGCTAGCCAAAGTTCGAAACACTTCAATACGTTATTGAAGGATCACTTCTTCTATAAACCGTCACTCAAAGTCCTGAGTAGGAATTTCAGGGCTGAAAGCAGCCTTCTCAAGACCTGCAACTGTCCCGTTGAATCCACACATGGGGAGAACCGAGGCCAAAAAAAGCTTAGGGATTTAGCAAGCAAACTAGACCTTGGTCCCCTTCCTGCGCGTCGTGATGGTGCAGTTGATGAGTTGGTTGAACTTTCTGGTATGCCCCCCAATTTTTCAAGTGGCCAGATGGGTTACCGGCTCGTAGCTAGTAAGCAGATGGTTGGGATTTTCCTCTCAATATGGGCTCGAACTGAGTTAGTGCCATACATTGCTCATCTACGAGTTTCCTGCATAGGAACAGGAATATTGGGACGCCTTGGTAACAAG GGATGTATAGCAGTAAGTATGACATTGCACCAGACCAGCTTCTGCTTCGTTTGCAGTCACTTAGCTTCAGGCGAGAAGGAAGGCGACGAGCTGAAGCGGAATGCTGATGTTAATGAGATACTCAAAAGCACACAGTTCCCTAAGATTTGCAAAGCTTCAAATCCTCGAGCCCCAGACAAAATTATCGAGCATGA CCGAGTATTGTGGCTTGGAGATTTGAACTATCGGGTAGCCTTGAGCTATGAAAAAACCAGGACTCTTTTGGAGGATAATAATTGGGACATCCTCCTCGAGAAAGATCAG TTAAACATAGAGAGAGATGCGGGAAGAGTGTTCAATGGTTTCAAAGAGGGACAAATACACTTCGCTCCTACATACAAGTACTCTGACAATTCAGATACATACGCTGGTGAAACTGTTAAATCTAAGAAGAAACGTCGAACCCCCGCATG GTGTGATCGGATACTATGGCACGGTTTTGGCATTGAACAATTATGTTACGATCGTGGTGAGTCACGATTTTCCGATCACCGACCTGTTTCGTCGATGTTTTTGGTGGAGGTGGAAGTAACGAGAAAGTCTGATAATAAATTCAGGAAGGGCTATTCATGTGCGTTAAAGATGTCGGAATATGAAGATTCGATGCCAAAACGACATAGTTTTTATGATTTGTAA